A stretch of DNA from Malus sylvestris chromosome 9, drMalSylv7.2, whole genome shotgun sequence:
AGTCGAGAGAAAGGTGAGTCACTTATGTGATGTGGGTGTGGTTGGATTCAAAGACGAAGAGAGAAATCAGTGAAGAGGGTGGTGAGCTGAAGTTTGAGGTGAGGTCGAGTCGAGAagcggagagagagagtgactgagttctaagggtttaatttgtattAACGGTTAAGATTAAATTTCAACTAAATCTGACGACTGTTACaattccaaatatatatttaaaattaaataattttttttttatttcgatTCGGTTCGAGATTACCGAACGAATGAAAATGTGAGACTGATTCCCGTACCAAAATTTTAGGATCGGTTCGGTATTGGGTATTGAAATTTTTAGTATTTTCGGTTTGGAATTGGATCGGTATTGGGTACTGAAATTTTTGGGATCGGTTTCGCGATTTTTGCAATTTGGTTTGGAATATTCGGTATTTGTTTCCACTCCTACTTATTTTCTTAACCTTTTCAATGAAGAAAACGAGAGGAGTACTTTGTTGGGTGAGTTAATTAACTTGGAAGAGTGTAAAAATTATTCCTCCTACCACCAAATTAGGAAAGAGTAAGTGATTGTGGCTTTGAAAAAGGAGAAGAATAGAAAAGCAATGGTTCCTGGTGATATACTTATTGAAGTGTGAAAGGTTCTGTGAAAGACGAGTATAGCATGACTCACAATccttttcaataagattttggaaacgaagaagatgccaaatgagtggagAAAAAGCACTTTGgcgcctatctacaagaataagggcaacaaataaaattgcatgaactatagggtaTTAAGTGAATGAGTctacaatgaagctttgggagagagtaATTGAgtatagattgaggcaagagacacggatCTCAGACAATCAATTTGGGTTCATGCTAGGTTGCTCAACCATGAagacaatctatctcttacaaaGATTGATGGATCGAAATAAACATATGCAAAAATATTTGCATATGatttttatagatttggaaaaagcgcaTTCAATATGATAtcccttggtgtatgcttttcgaaTATGATATAGTGCTGATAGATGAAACGCTAAAGGGAGTAAATATGAAGCTTAACCATTGGcgggaagtgttggaatctaaaggtcatCACCTAAGTAGGTCAAAAATAAAGTATATAAAGTGCAACTTGAGTGGGTATGGGGTTCCAAATGAGATAGGGGTGAGGTTGGGAGAATTGGATGAAGATTTCAACCATAGAAGTTCATCAAGTGTGTTGTGCAACCGTCCTATGCCACTAAAGTTCAAGGAATTTTTTTGTAGGACTGCAATAAGGCCAACAATGCTTTATGGCATGGAATGTTGGGCGGTCAAGCATCAACATGTGCAAAAAATGAGGGTGGCAGAGAAAATAATGCTTCGTTGGCTTTGTGGGTACACGAGAAAATACATGAttagatgagagaaaattgacTAAGGTGGTTTGAACATGTGAACTGAAGATTTACAGATGCTCCAGTTAAAAATACGATTATGAGATAGTGGCTCATGGTAAAAGGCGTAGAGGAACACTtggaaaaaaaactttaaaaaaagacATGGCGTACTTGGAGCTAATGGAAGACAAGGCGTAACATCGAGCGCAATGATCTTTTGGAATTCATACAGTCGATCTCACTTAATGAGATAAAGCTTTGTCTGAATTTGTTTACATATTCAAAACGAGAGATGTGATGAATGAGAATGTTACTCAAATGTTCATGCATACAATAAACAAACCCTTCCTCGGTGATCATATAGCGAGTGTTCAAGTATAAGATGAAAAAACTCATACTTtacatcacaaaaaaaaaaaaattcttcaaaGGCCGGACTACTTAATAGTTCATATAATGAAACGTatgattaaattaaaaaaaaaaaaaaactatttttctCAACTTGTCTATCTATTGAACAAAAACTTAAACCAAGTAAATAGTTGAGACTACTAAAAACAAACCCTACAAAACATGCCCCGAAAATAACtcatttttatttgtcattGTTGGTCTAATTTATAAGTTTGACGTTGACACTGCTGACCCATCATTTAGGAGAGGATTTGTTTATTCAGCTGCTAATCTCTACATCCACATCCACATCCCCATCCCCATCCCCATCCCCAAAAGTCCAAACTCCAAACTCCAATCCCAACTTCTCTTTCATTGTCCCCTCCCCTTCTTTGGATCCTTTCCCTCCTTCACCTTCACCACCAAATCACCATCTACAACCcacattattaattaattaacactaataacccataattacaaaaatcataaaaatagcccaaaattaaataaaattaaatacatgataaaacgACAGCGTTTCCGTTGTATGAGAGCCGAATCCTGCCCACGGTGGTCccccttttctcttttttctcatATTATTCTGTTTCTCAAAAAAGACAGCCGGAGCCGAGAGGGAGGAGACGCTGACTCAAAAGAAACACTCCGAGAGCTACACCCCTtaaactctttctctctttctcctctctctctcctcgctCTCTCTGCACCTCAAAAACCAGCATCTTCTTCGATCTTCCATGCCCATTTCCCCAATCTCAGCTGACTAGCCAATCATGGGCTGCACCCAGTCCAAGATCGAGAACGAAGAAGCGGTCTCCCGCTGCAAAGATCGCAAGCTGTTCATGAAAGAAGCGGTCTCCTTCCGTAACGCCTTCGCCGCCGCCCACTCCTCCTACGCCATCTACTTGAAGAACACCGGCGCCGCCTTAAGCGACTACGCCCAGGGCGAGGTGGTGGGCCCACACCCGCCCCATTTACAGTCCCACCAGCCCAATTTAGCCTCCGCCGCCGCCGTTGGCGTCCCCGCCCCGCCTCCTTTTGTAGATACTTTTCCTCCGCCGCCTCCGCCGCTCCCTAGCTTCTCCAACTCCCCTTTACAGCGCGCCGCCAGCATGCCCGAAATCAAACCTGACCCCAAGCCCCGGCCCAAGTCCAAGCCCAAGACCATCATTGAGGGGGAcgaggatgatgatgatgaggtgATTGAGAATAGCGAGAGCTTGATGCGTAGGACTAGCAGGGGCAGCCGGGGCAAGAGAGGGGTTGTGGAGAATGATCACAATTTGGATGGTCCACCGCCAGTGTCATCTCCGGCACCGCCGGTTTCGGTGGAGAGCCGGACGGTGCCGCCGCTGCCGCAGCATCGAGACAGCCCTTATGACTTCTTTTTCTCAGTGGAGGACATGCCGGCGTCGACGCTGGCCGACGCCGAAGAGATTGAGCGAAAGGTGTATGACAAAAGGCCGCCGACGAGAGAAGAGAGTATTGAAGAGGAGGAGGCGTTCGAAGAAAGTCCGAAGAGAGTGGAGAAGGAcgaagaggaggaggtggaaAGGAGTCCGAAAATTGAGGAGGTTGTAGCGGCGCCTCCGCCTCCGGTGGTGGAGGAGGTTCCCGGTGGGTCCACTGGAAAGAGCCTGAAGAAGGCGAAGGCGGCGGTGCCAAAGGGGACTGTGAATATGCTGCAGATATTTATGGAACTTGATGACCATTTTCTCAAGGCTTCGGAGAGTGCCCATGACGTTTCCAAGATGTTGGAGGCCACCCGGCTCCACTATCACTCCAATTTTGCTGATAATCGAGGTAATCTTATGATtctgttgttgggtttgttatGTTATGTTCGAGTAATCTTATGATGTTTTCAGACCGAAAAAGTGTGATTCTGATGTTTGCTGGCAATTACTGTGATTACAATTGCAGGGCACATTGATCACTCTGCTAGAGTGATGCGTGTTATCACATGGAATCGGTCTTTTAGAGGATTGCCAAATGTAGATGACGGCAAGGATGATTTCGACTCAGAAGAGCATGAAACTCACGCTACCGTCTTGGATAAGTTGTTGGCTTGGGAGAAAAAGCTATACGATGAAGTCAAGGTACTCCAAAAACTCCATTGTTTccgttttcatttttctttcaatgtGATAGGAAATGGTGTAAGGAACTGCTACATTGCGTTTGCATTCACCCTTTAATCCTTTTTGCTTCCACTGATTTCAATATGCTGATTGAATGCTACATTGTTCGACACAACTTTGCGAATCTGTCGTTGTTGTCGTTTGGTTTGGCTGTATTGTGGTCCTTTGAACTTTAGTAATGCTCTTCACTGATGTCAGTAGTCATTAATCGTGTACTGAATCTTATTTGGGATTGGTTTGTGGATAGACAGGTGAGCTTATGAAATATGAGTACCAAAAGAAGGTTACCTCGCTGAACAGGCTGAAGAAACGAGGTACTAACTCTGAAGCAttggagaaagcaaaagcagctGTAAGTCATCTGCATACAAGGTACATTGTTGACATGCAGTCCATGGATTCAACAGTATCAGAGATAAACTCTTTACGAGATGAACAATTATACCCAAAACTTGTTCAGCTTGTCGAGGGGTGAGTTTTTCTTGATaactacatttatttatgaGCAGTTTTGTTGTTTCAGTTATCTTACTTTTTGTTGAGTTCCTGCTTTTCGAcatcttaatttatttattgcatTTGGTGATAGAGAACAATAGTCTACTTGTGCACATTGTTTGGGCTGATTAGGGATTTGATAGATG
This window harbors:
- the LOC126634034 gene encoding protein ROLLING AND ERECT LEAF 2-like, with the translated sequence MGCTQSKIENEEAVSRCKDRKLFMKEAVSFRNAFAAAHSSYAIYLKNTGAALSDYAQGEVVGPHPPHLQSHQPNLASAAAVGVPAPPPFVDTFPPPPPPLPSFSNSPLQRAASMPEIKPDPKPRPKSKPKTIIEGDEDDDDEVIENSESLMRRTSRGSRGKRGVVENDHNLDGPPPVSSPAPPVSVESRTVPPLPQHRDSPYDFFFSVEDMPASTLADAEEIERKVYDKRPPTREESIEEEEAFEESPKRVEKDEEEEVERSPKIEEVVAAPPPPVVEEVPGGSTGKSLKKAKAAVPKGTVNMLQIFMELDDHFLKASESAHDVSKMLEATRLHYHSNFADNRGHIDHSARVMRVITWNRSFRGLPNVDDGKDDFDSEEHETHATVLDKLLAWEKKLYDEVKTGELMKYEYQKKVTSLNRLKKRGTNSEALEKAKAAVSHLHTRYIVDMQSMDSTVSEINSLRDEQLYPKLVQLVEGMASMWGTMRAHHETQSKIVTALRSLDISQCPKHTSEHHHERTIQLFGVVQGWHGEFEKLVSQQKEYIKALNNWLKLNLIPIESNLKEKVSSPPRIQRPPIQELLLAWHDHLEKLPDDVARMAIHNFAAVINTIMIHQEEEIKMKEKCEDTRKELSRKARQFEDWYNKNMHKTIPDEGDTDRPEGHTRSDVVAEKQFAVETVKKRLEEEEESYERLCLQVREKSIASLKTRLPELFGVLLDFAYSCSEMYRSLRSKSPHNPSESSVRE